The following are encoded together in the Ranitomeya imitator isolate aRanImi1 chromosome 4, aRanImi1.pri, whole genome shotgun sequence genome:
- the LOC138674567 gene encoding protein kinase C delta type-like has translation MEIRLHSDVIRVDLKPENILVAETGHIKITDYGLALENMHGDRTATGFAGTMGYMAPELLQEDPVQRVGVNDNIREHPFFQGIDWVSVEALRMAPPYIPVPTKPKPRFRAFKLDKIQAAEAALSITPEDQAVFRGFSFIT, from the exons atggaaatccgactgcactcagatgtcatccgagt AGACCTGAAGCCGGAGAACATCCTGGTGGCTGAGACGGGCCATATTAAGATCACCGATTACGGACTCGCACTGGAGAACATGCACGGGGACAGAACAGCCACCGGTTTCGCTGGGACTATGGGTTACATGGCTCCCGAG CTCCTCCAGGAAGATCCTGTCCAGCGAGtaggagttaatgataacatccgAGAACACCCCTTCTTCCAGGGAATTGATTGGGTCTCTGTGGAAGCTCTCAGGATGGCCCCACCATACATCCCTGTA CCAACTAAGCCTAAGCCCAGGTTCCGTGCTTTCAAGCTTGACAAGATCCAAGCGGCAGAGGCGGCATTATCCATAACACCAGAGGACCAGGCCGTGTTCAGAGGGTTTTCATTTATCACCTAG